Part of the Streptomyces sp. WMMC500 genome is shown below.
GCGCATGGTCGAGCGGGACAAGAACCACCCGTCGGTCATCCTGTGGTCGCTGGGCAACGAGTGCGGCTCCGGCGCCGGGCTGACCGCGATGGCCGACTGGATCCGCGGCCGCGACCCCGGCCGCCTCCTGCACTACGAAGGCGACCCGGCCAGCGCCGACGCCGACGTCTACTCCCGGATGTACGCCGACCACGACGAGGTGCGCCGCATCGGCGAGCGCGCCGAGGACCCGCTCGACGACGCGGCGCTGGACGCGCGCCGGCGGGCCCAGCCGTTCGTGCTGTGCGAGTACGCGCACGCCATGGGCAACGGGCCCGGCGGGCTCACGGACTACCAGCGGCTGTTCGAGACGTACGAGCGCTGCCAGGGCGGCTTCGTCTGGGAGTGGATCGACCACGGCATCGCCCACCCCGAGCTGGGCTTCGCCTACGGCGGCGACTTCGGCGAGGAGCTGCACGACGGCAACTTCGTCTGCGACGGGCTGCTGTTCCCGGACCGCACGCCGTCGCCGGGGCTCGTCGAGTTCGCCCACGTGATCCGGCCGGTGCGCATCGAGGCCGGGGACTCCCCCGGCCAGGCGGTCGTCACCAACCTGCACGACTTCGCGGGCCTGGACCACCTCGCGTTCTCCTGGACGTACGCGGTCGACGGCGCGGAGACCGCGAGCGGTGAGGCGGCGGTGCCGCCGCTCGCGCCGGGTGAGAGCGCGAAGGTCGAACTGCCCGCGCCCGCCGCGCCGCCGGCCGGCGAGGCGCAGTGGACCGTCACCGCCCGGCTCGCCGCGGACACCGCGTGGGCACCGGCGGGGCACGTCGTCGCACGCGGGCAGTGGGCCGCCGCGCCGCGCCCGCCGCTCGCGCGGCCCGCGGGCGCGTCGCCCGTACGCGACGACGCGCTGGTCCGGCTCGGCCCGGCGACGTTCGACGCCCGCACGGGCGAGCCGCGGACGCTGGCCGGGGTGCCCGTGACGGGGCTGCGGCTGGAGGCGTGGCGGGCCCCGACGGACAACGACCTGGGTGCGGACTGGCAGCCCGGGACGGACCTGGCGCGGCGCTGGCGCAAGGCCGGGCTGCACCGGCTGCGGCACCGTACGGACGCGGTGGAGCCCACGGACGGCGCGCTGACGGTGCGTACCCGGGTGGCACCCGCGGCGACCGACCTGGGGCTGGCCGCGGAGTTCCGCTGGACCGCGGACGCGGACCGGGTGGCGCTGACCGTGTCGGTGACGCCGCAGGGCGACTGGGCCGGCCTGCCGCTGCCGCGGCTCGGGATCCGCTTCGCGCTGCCCGCCGGGTACGGCACGGTGCGCTGGTACGGCGGCGGTCCCGGCGAGGCGTACCCGGACACGGGCACCGCGGCGCTGCTGGGCCGCTGGTCGGCGAGCGTGGACGAGCTGCAGACGCCGTACGTGCGCCCGCAGGAGAACGGCGCGCGCGCCCGGGTGCGCTGGGCGGAGCTGACCGGGGCCGGCGCCGGGCTGCGGGTCGAGGGCGAGCCGGAGTTCGCGCTGACCGCGCGGCGCTGGACCACCGCGGAGCTGGACGCCGCGACGCACCGGCCCGACCTGGTGCCGGGCGACCCGGTGCACGTCACGCTGGACCACGCCCGCCAGGGCATCGGCTCGGCGTCCTGCGGTCCCGGCGTGCTGCCCCAGTACGCACTGGCGGCGCGCCCGGCGGCGTTCACGTTCGTCTTCTCCGCCGCGGGGAGCTGACGCGCGGGGCCCGCCCCCGCCCGGATCCTCCCGGGCGGGGGCGGGCCGTGGCACCGGTCTTCAGGCCGGGGCGGTCCCTGCGGTCACCCGCGTCAGAAGAGCGAGTACAGCAGCCGGTTCGGCGAGCCGGTGCGCGGGTCCTGCACCTTGTTCGGCGTGGTGTTGTCCACGATGGCCTGGCCGACCTGCGCCGGCGTGGCCGAGGGGTTGCCCTGGAGGTACAGCGCGGCGACGCCCGCGGTGTGCGGGGTGGCCATCGAGGTGCCGGAGATGGTGTTCGTGGCGGTGTCGTTGGTGTACCAGCCGGAGGTGATGCTCACGCCCGGCGCGAACAGGTCGAGGCAGGTGCCGAAGTTGGACCAGGACGCGCGCCGGTCGGTGTTGTCCGTGGCGCCCACCGTGATCGCCTCGGGCACCCGGGCCGGCGAGTAGTTGCAGGCGTTCTGCGGCTGCCCGAAGATGTTGCCGTTGCCGGCCGCGATGGCGTACGTCACGCCGGAGGCGACGGACCGCTCGACGGCGTCGTCAAGCGTGGTGCTGGCGCCGCCGCCCAGGCTCATGTTGGCCACGGACGGGCCGGAGGCGTTGGCGGTCACCCAGTCGATGCCTGCGACGACGCCGGCGGTGCTGCCGGAGCCGCTGCAGTTCAGGACGCGTACGGCGACGAGCTTCGCCTCCTTGGCCACGCCGTACGTGCTGCCGCCGACGGTGCCCGCGACGTGGGTGCCGTGGCCGTTGCAGTCCTGCCCGTTCTGGCCGCCGCCGACGGTGTCGGTGCCGACCGAGGCGCGCCCGTCGAACTCGTCGTGCGTGGTGCGGATGCCGGTGTCGATGATGTAGGCGGTGACGTCGGCCGCGGTGGTGTCGTACGTGTACGTGGTGCTCAGCGGCAGGTCGCGCTGGTCGATGCGGTCCAGGCCCCAGGTGGCGTTGTTCTGGGTCTCCATGGTCCGTACGACGGCGTCCTGCTCGACGTACGCCACCCGCGGGTCGCGGGCCAGCTCGGCCGCCTCGGCCTTGCTCATCTCGGCGGAGAAGCCGCGCAGCGCGGTGCGGTAGACGTGCTCGGGGCTGACGTCCGCGGTGCCGGCGAGGTCGCGCGCCACGGAGCGGGTCTCGGACTTGGCTACCTCGCCGTTCTTCAGCACGACGATCCACTGGCCGTCGAGGGCCGTCGCGGCCGGGGCGAGCCGTAGATCGCCTTCGGCGGGGGCGCTGCCCTCGGCGGGGGCGCTGTTCGCGCCGGTGCCGGCGGCCAGTTGGAGGCCGGCGGCAAGGCCGAGCGCCGTCAGCACGGTGGCCGCACGGCGCAGGGGTGTGGGGGTGAGTCTCATCTCGTGCACCAGAACCTTTCGTTGACCGGATCACGGGCAAGGAGGTGCAGTGCGGTGCGGATGGCCCGCCGCGGTGTCGGCGGTGCCCCGGCAGCGTCTCGCATGCCGGACGCCCCGACAAGTGGCAGGTTCACGCCAATTACGAGCCGAAGGCACTGGTGGCGGCGGCGCGTGGCGGGGTGTGCGGGGCCGGCGGGGACTCAGGTCGAGACGGTCCCGGCCGCCGCGGTGCCTGCCGCGAGGGCGTCGTGCAGCGCGCGGGCGGCGGGCGGGACGGCACGGGTGCGGCTGCGCCGGAGCACCAGGTGCACGGCGGGGACCGCGGCGCCCGCGAGGGGGCGCCAGGTGACCGCGCCGTGCCGCTCCAGCGGATCGCCGACGACCCCGAAGTCCGGCAGCACCGTCACCCCCAGCCCCTCGGCGACCAGGTACTTCGCCGCGTCGGACGTGTCGGCCGCGTACGCCGGCAGCGGCGGGCGGGCGGCGCCGAGGCGGTGCAGCAGGCGGTGGACGAGGCACCCGGAGCGCACCCCGACCAGCGGCTCGGCGAGCAGCTCCACGGCGCCGATCTCGTCCAGCTCGGCCAGCGGGCTCGCGGGGCTCAGGCACACCACGGGACGGCCGCGCAGCAGGTCGGTGTCGTGCAGGTCGGGGTGGGGGTCGTCGCCCGCGAGCCGGACGACGAGGCCGAGGTCGAGCCCGCCTTCGAGGAGCCCGCGGTGCAGGGCGTCCGGTGCCGCGGCGACGATCTCCACCCCGGTCAGGGGATGACCCGCGCGGAACTCCCGTACGGCCGGGGCCAGCACCGACGCGGCGACCGCGCCCCCGGTGCCGAGCCGGACCGACCGGCCGGCCCGGTGCTGCTCGTCGGCGGCCCCCCGCAGCCGGTCCACGGCGTCGAGCACGGCGGCGATGTGCGGCAGCAGCTCCCGGCCCGCGTCGCTGATCCGCGCCCCGGACCGCCGCCGGTCCAGCAGATCGACGCCGAGCTCGCGCTCCAGATTCCGTACGGTCTCGCTGAGCGCCGGCTGCGACAGGTGCAGCGATTCCGCGGCGCGCCGCAGGGAACCGAACCGGGTCACCGCGGCCACGTACTCCAGTTGCTGTATGCGCACCCCGACCCCCTGCTCCGCCGCAGGTCGAACACCCTAGCGCCGGGCGCGGGGAGCGCTTCGGGCCGGGGCGGGCGGGGTGACCGGAAAATGACCCCGGGGAAAGGGGAAATGCCTCGTCACGAAGGTTTGTGAACGCTGCGTTTCGGGTTTGTGCAGTTCCGGGGTCAGGGGCCGGATACCGCGAGGCGCACGCCGTCGAACGGACGGACCCGAAGGGACCTGTCGGTCCGGGGAGACCGCCGCCGGGCCCCGTCAACGGCCGCTGAGGCACGGCGCGTTCGCACAGAAGTGCAGTGGTACAGACCTCTTGACGCATTGGTCTAGTCCTTTTAACCTGCTCCGCAGACTCGGAGGTGCTCCACCACGGGGCCTGCTGACCCGCCCCGCGGACCGCGGAAGGCCCGGCACCCCTCCGCCCGGGCCTTCCGCTCCGGCCGCGGCGGGCGCGCCACCCACCCCGCCACGCGCGCCCGCCGCCCCGCTGCCGCCCGCGCCGTCACCGCGGGCGGCAGCGCCCTTTCCCCGGATCCCGGGAACACGGGAATGCGGAAACACGGGAATACGGAGCCGCCCTCCTGTTGTCGGCATGGGGAGGACCACAGGACACCCGACGACCAGGAGGACCACGTGGCGGCAGCGGACGTGACGGCACCCGACGCGCAGGACGGGATACGGGGGCGGGTGGAGGGCTCCGCGCCCGTGCCGCTGTCCGTGCTGGACCTGGCCACCGTGGGCGCCGGCTACACGGCGGGCGACGCGCTGCGCACCGGGGTCGCGCTGGCCCGGCTCGCCGAGGCGCGCGGCTTCCACCGCTACTGGGTCGCCGAACACCACTCGATGCCCGGCGTCGCCTCCTCCTCGCCCGCCGTGATCCTGGCGCACCTGGCCGCGCACACGACGGCCATCCGGCTCGGCTCCGGCGGCGTGATGCTGCCCAACCACGCGCCGCTCGTCGTCGCCGAGCAGTTCGGCACGCTGGAGGCGCTGGCCCCGGGCCGCGTCGACCTGGGCCTGGGCCGGGCGCCCGGCACGGACGGCGCGACCGCGGCGGCACTGCGCCGCACGGAGCGGCTGCACGAGGGCGCCGAGGAGTTCCCGCAGCAGTTGGCGGAGCTGATCCGGTTCCTCGACGACGACTTCCCCGACGGCCATCCGTACCGCAGGATCCACGCCGTGCCGGGGCCGGTGCAGGGCACGGCGGCCGGCGGGGTGCAGTCCCTGCACCGGCCGCCGGTGTGGCTGCTGGGCTCGTCGATGTTCAGCGCCCGGCTCGCCGCGGAGCTGGGGCTGCCGTTCGCGTTCGCCCACCACTTCGCCGGGCAGCACACCGGGCCCGCGCTGGAGCTGTACCGGGAGGCGTTCCAGCCGTCGGCGGTGCTCTCCGCCCCGTACGCCCTGATCGGCGTCTCGGTGCTGGCCGCGGAGGACGGGCGGGAGGCGCGGCGGCAGGTGGCCGCGGGGGCGCTCAGCATGCTGCGGCTGCGCACCGGCAGGCCCGGTCTCGTGCCCTCGCCGGAGGAGGCGGAGGCGTACGAGTTCAGCCCGCTGGAGCGGGAGTTCGCCGACTCCTGGATCGCCAACGTGGTGCACGGCACCCCGGACGAGGTCTGCACCGGCCTGGGCGATCTGCAGAAGCGCACGGGGGCCGACGAGCTGATGCTCACCACGAACGTGCACGGGCCCGAGGCGCGGCTGCGCTCGTACGAGCTGATCGCCGACGCGTACGGCATGCCGGCCGGCGCGGCGGCGCAGGGGTAGCCGGGGCGGTGCCCGGAGCCCGGCTGCGCCGGTTGCGTAGCGGCTCCGGGCACCGCCTTCAGACGCCTTCGCCGAGCAGCGCGCCGGGACGCTCCCGGCCGGCGGTGACGTCGACGCGCTCGCCCGTCTCCTCGTCGACGACGCCGACGCGGATCGCCGGCGGTCGCGGGCTGTCGAGATCCGCCTTCGCGTCCATCGCGAAGACCACGGACACCGGCCGGCCGGCGCCCTCGGCGCCGTCCCGGCCGGTGTCGTGCAGGCCGGTGTAGCGCAGGAAGCGCCAGCCGTCGTCGTCCCAGTGCTCGCGCAGCCCGGAGCGGACGACGTGGGTCACCGTCTGCCAGGCGAGCGAGCGTTCCAGCAGTTCGACGGAGCCCTCGACGGGCACCGCCTCGGGGTCGCCGCCGGGACCGGGACCGCCGTGCAGCGGGTGCCCGAAGAGCCGCAGCCGCAGCCGGCGCAGCGGCAGCCGGACGGCCCGGTCGGGGTCGCCGAAGAGCAGCCAGGCCAGCGCCGTGCCGGCGGCCAGCAGGCCGAGCGCGGCGCCCGGCCCGTCCCGCAGCGCCTCCCACCAGGGCCCGCCGGCCGGTGCCGGCAGACCGCCCGCGCCGTCGGCCAGCACGACCGCTCCGCCGGCCAGGACGAACCCGGCCCTGGCGAAGGCCCGTACGCCGATGGGCGCCTTGTCCCGCGCGGTGCAGCCGCAGGACGAGTCGGGCGCGGTGGCCTTGGCGTAGCCGAGGTACGCCGCGAAGCCCGCGCCGGCGAGCGCCGCGAGCGCCCCGGTGACCAGCGGCACCGGCAGGGCCACCAGCGCGAGCGCGACGAGCAGTTCCGCCGCCCCGACCGCGCGCAGCGCGACCGTGGCGCGCGGCAGCCCGCCGAGCTTGCGCTCCAGCACGGTGCCCGATGCCTGGACCGGGGTGTTGCGTCCGAACAGCTTGGTGCTCCCGGTCCAGCCGAGCACGCCGCCGACCAGCAGTGCGATCATGCTGCCTCCGTCCTCGAAGTGGCCGCGCGGGTCAGTGCCCGACCGTGATCCTGGCGATGTCGATCGCCCCGTCGTTGGGGCGCCAGGCGCCGAGCACCAGCGCATGCTGCCCCATCCGCACCCCCGACAGGTCGTCGGTGAGCGCGGCGCCCGCGTAGGAGGCGGTGGAGCGGCCCGGGACGATGCGGCCGATCAGCTCGCCGCCGTGGTACCCGAGCTGGAGCCGGTCCTTGCCGATGCCCCGGACGGTGACGTCGAGGTTGACGATGTTCACCCAGACCGCGTCGGCGGCGATGGTGCCGTCGGGCATCTCCAGGCCGCGGGCGTAGAGGCCGTCGCCGGTCTCGACGTCGTCGGCGGTGGTGGGGTGGAGCTTCCAGATGCTGGTGGCGTTGGTGAGCTGGATGCGGTGCCGTTCGCCGTGCGAGCCGGCGACGTGCAGCAGGGTGCCGCCCTCGATGCCGGTGATCAGGCCCTCGGCGAACGAGGTCGCGGCGACCGCCGGGTCGAGCGGCGGGGTGGGCGCCGCGAACGCGGCGTCGGGGTCCACGGCGCCGAGCGCCGTGGCGCCGACGACGGTGGCGCCGCCGAGTGCGCTGGCGGACAGGAAGCGCCGCCGGTCGAACGTCGAGCCCGTTGCGTGGTTCATGGCCGCGCCTCCTTCACTCGTAGATCCACACGCCGGTCTTGCCGGAGCTGAGGCTGGCGATCTGGGAGTACGCCGCGGGCGTCAGGTCGAGGATGCGGTTGGTACGGCAGACGCCGTTGCAGCAGGCCGCCTCGCCGCAGAAGCTCTTGGTGCGCGGGCCGCAGTCGGTGATGGTGATGCAGACGGCCGCCTTGGAGCACTCCTGGACGACGCGCATGACGGCCCCGCAGCCGCGGCGCGGGATGCCGCCCTCGCCGCACAGGTCGGGCCGGGTGATGTTCCAGCACGCCGCGGAGGCGTTCGGCCAGGCGCCGTGGTTCGAGGCGGAGCGGCAGTTGCCGCAGGCGCCGCCGCCGGCGGAGCCGCAGGGGCCCCAGGCGGCGCCGCAGCAGAACCAGGTGGC
Proteins encoded:
- a CDS encoding glycoside hydrolase family 2 TIM barrel-domain containing protein, whose product is MDLMHDPALPAHEDPAPGNGTLPPRAWYARSDAARLPLNGAWRFRLSPTATTHDTSFAEPGHDTAGWDEIAVPGHWVLQGGGRYGAPAYTNTLYPFPVDPPRVPAENPTGDHLRTFDLPAGWPAAPPNDGLPDDGAVLRFDGVESHARVWLNGTELGEFKGSRLPHEFAVGALLRPAGNVLAVRVHQWSSGSYLEDQDQWWLPGIFRDVTLLHRPAGAVRDFFVHASYDHVAGAGTLRVDCAPGGRVTVPELGVDVATGESVTLPVEPWTAETPRLYDAELATPGERIPLRVGFRTVAVRDGVLTVNGRRILLRGVNRHEFHPEHGRALDEATMRADVLLMKRHNVNAVRTSHYPPHPAFLDLCDELGLWVIDECDLETHGFHAVGWRGNPVADERWTPALLDRAERMVERDKNHPSVILWSLGNECGSGAGLTAMADWIRGRDPGRLLHYEGDPASADADVYSRMYADHDEVRRIGERAEDPLDDAALDARRRAQPFVLCEYAHAMGNGPGGLTDYQRLFETYERCQGGFVWEWIDHGIAHPELGFAYGGDFGEELHDGNFVCDGLLFPDRTPSPGLVEFAHVIRPVRIEAGDSPGQAVVTNLHDFAGLDHLAFSWTYAVDGAETASGEAAVPPLAPGESAKVELPAPAAPPAGEAQWTVTARLAADTAWAPAGHVVARGQWAAAPRPPLARPAGASPVRDDALVRLGPATFDARTGEPRTLAGVPVTGLRLEAWRAPTDNDLGADWQPGTDLARRWRKAGLHRLRHRTDAVEPTDGALTVRTRVAPAATDLGLAAEFRWTADADRVALTVSVTPQGDWAGLPLPRLGIRFALPAGYGTVRWYGGGPGEAYPDTGTAALLGRWSASVDELQTPYVRPQENGARARVRWAELTGAGAGLRVEGEPEFALTARRWTTAELDAATHRPDLVPGDPVHVTLDHARQGIGSASCGPGVLPQYALAARPAAFTFVFSAAGS
- a CDS encoding S8 family peptidase produces the protein MHEMRLTPTPLRRAATVLTALGLAAGLQLAAGTGANSAPAEGSAPAEGDLRLAPAATALDGQWIVVLKNGEVAKSETRSVARDLAGTADVSPEHVYRTALRGFSAEMSKAEAAELARDPRVAYVEQDAVVRTMETQNNATWGLDRIDQRDLPLSTTYTYDTTAADVTAYIIDTGIRTTHDEFDGRASVGTDTVGGGQNGQDCNGHGTHVAGTVGGSTYGVAKEAKLVAVRVLNCSGSGSTAGVVAGIDWVTANASGPSVANMSLGGGASTTLDDAVERSVASGVTYAIAAGNGNIFGQPQNACNYSPARVPEAITVGATDNTDRRASWSNFGTCLDLFAPGVSITSGWYTNDTATNTISGTSMATPHTAGVAALYLQGNPSATPAQVGQAIVDNTTPNKVQDPRTGSPNRLLYSLF
- a CDS encoding LysR family transcriptional regulator; protein product: MRIQQLEYVAAVTRFGSLRRAAESLHLSQPALSETVRNLERELGVDLLDRRRSGARISDAGRELLPHIAAVLDAVDRLRGAADEQHRAGRSVRLGTGGAVAASVLAPAVREFRAGHPLTGVEIVAAAPDALHRGLLEGGLDLGLVVRLAGDDPHPDLHDTDLLRGRPVVCLSPASPLAELDEIGAVELLAEPLVGVRSGCLVHRLLHRLGAARPPLPAYAADTSDAAKYLVAEGLGVTVLPDFGVVGDPLERHGAVTWRPLAGAAVPAVHLVLRRSRTRAVPPAARALHDALAAGTAAAGTVST
- a CDS encoding LLM class flavin-dependent oxidoreductase codes for the protein MAAADVTAPDAQDGIRGRVEGSAPVPLSVLDLATVGAGYTAGDALRTGVALARLAEARGFHRYWVAEHHSMPGVASSSPAVILAHLAAHTTAIRLGSGGVMLPNHAPLVVAEQFGTLEALAPGRVDLGLGRAPGTDGATAAALRRTERLHEGAEEFPQQLAELIRFLDDDFPDGHPYRRIHAVPGPVQGTAAGGVQSLHRPPVWLLGSSMFSARLAAELGLPFAFAHHFAGQHTGPALELYREAFQPSAVLSAPYALIGVSVLAAEDGREARRQVAAGALSMLRLRTGRPGLVPSPEEAEAYEFSPLEREFADSWIANVVHGTPDEVCTGLGDLQKRTGADELMLTTNVHGPEARLRSYELIADAYGMPAGAAAQG
- a CDS encoding MauE/DoxX family redox-associated membrane protein; the protein is MIALLVGGVLGWTGSTKLFGRNTPVQASGTVLERKLGGLPRATVALRAVGAAELLVALALVALPVPLVTGALAALAGAGFAAYLGYAKATAPDSSCGCTARDKAPIGVRAFARAGFVLAGGAVVLADGAGGLPAPAGGPWWEALRDGPGAALGLLAAGTALAWLLFGDPDRAVRLPLRRLRLRLFGHPLHGGPGPGGDPEAVPVEGSVELLERSLAWQTVTHVVRSGLREHWDDDGWRFLRYTGLHDTGRDGAEGAGRPVSVVFAMDAKADLDSPRPPAIRVGVVDEETGERVDVTAGRERPGALLGEGV
- a CDS encoding cell wall protein, which produces MNHATGSTFDRRRFLSASALGGATVVGATALGAVDPDAAFAAPTPPLDPAVAATSFAEGLITGIEGGTLLHVAGSHGERHRIQLTNATSIWKLHPTTADDVETGDGLYARGLEMPDGTIAADAVWVNIVNLDVTVRGIGKDRLQLGYHGGELIGRIVPGRSTASYAGAALTDDLSGVRMGQHALVLGAWRPNDGAIDIARITVGH